From Pseudomonas fluorescens:
GGCTTGGGCGCGGTCTTGGGCTTGGCGGCCGGCTTGGGTTTGCTCGGCGTCAGCGCTTCGGCCTCTGCCAGCTTGCGCGCCATCTCCCAGTGGCGTGCATCTTGACCGTGGGGCTTGCCCTCGGACTCCCAGATTTGATGCGCCAATTCGCGAATGCGTTTGTCTTCAGTACTCATCACAATGCTCCTCACAGAAAATTTTCAGCTTTCTTGATCATCAGGATTGATAAAGACATTGACCGGGAAATCCCCCAGCGCAGTGCTGATCAACAGCTCCTTGTCTGGTGTGACTGCGACTGTATGAAAAAGTCCCTTCCAGTTTTCGGTTGGCGCGGCGAACGGTAATTTCACCCGTGTATCGCCCCAAACCCGCGCATTGATCTGGGGGTGCACACCCTTTTCAAGCAGGCGATGGGGCCAGCGTGGCACCACCACCAGCACGCGTTTGCCCTGGTGCTCGCGGCAAAATGCAACCACGTGTTCGGCGTGTTGGCCCACCACATCCAGGGGCGTGTAGCGGCCCTGTTGAAACACCTCGGGGTGGGCCTTGCGCAAGGCCAGCGCCTGGGCGATCACCGCCTGTTTGACCCGCCCGTCACGCCAGTTGAACAGCAACTCGCCGAGGTCGAGTGGTGCATTCAGCGCACGTTGCCGCGCGTTGAAATCCACCGGGCGACGGTTGTCCGGGTCCACCAGGCTGAAGTCCCAGAACTCATCGCCCTGGTACAGGTCCGGTACCCCAGGCACGGTAAGGCGAAGCAAGGATTGCGCCAGCCCATTGACCGCGCCGGCAGGTGCGATGGCCTGGGCGGCACTGGCGATGGCGGTGCGCAGGGGCAGGCCGTCGTCGCTGAGCAGCAGGCGCGAAAGGAACGCTTCTACCCCTTGTTCGTAGGTGTCGTTGGGGGCGCTCCAACTGCTTTGCAGCTTGGCTTCGCGCAAGGCTTTCTGTTGCCACTGCCACAGGCGCTGTTGATAGGCCTGGAGCGCTTCACGGTCGTCCAGATGCAGGTCCAAAGGCCAACTGCCGAGCAACACTTGATAGAGGATCAGCTCATCACCGGCCGACGGGCTACTGGTGTCATTGCGCAACGGCGCCGCGAGGGTGCGCCAGTGCTCCACCTGTCCGGCATACCACGGTGCGCATTCGCTCAGTACCGCGAGGCGTGCGCGGCTGTCTTCACCGCGCTTGTGGTCGTGGGTGGCAGTGGCCAGCAGGTTGTCGGGGAACGTCTGCAGCCGCTGTTGGTTGACGCGGTGGAAGTCTGTCACGGGGGCGCTGAACTGCTCGGTACTGAAGCCCACATCGTTGCGCGACAACAATACCGCCGAGCGATAGAACGCGGTGTCTTCCACGGCCTTGGCGGCCGCCGGCGAGGTCAGTTGCTGGAAGCGCACGCAGGCGTGCTTGAGTATCTTGCGCTCGCGACCGACGGGGCGGTCGCGCCAGGGTTGCCCGCCCAGCCATTTTTCCAGGTGATCGAGCACCGGCCAGTCGCCCTCGCTCAAGGTGCTGCGCGCACCGGCCAGGGCCTGCTGGAAAAAGACGTCGTCGCGCTCGCTGCGGCCTCGGGCGCTGATATAGGTGCGGTACACCGGGAAGTGCACGATCAGCTCCTGCAAGGCGCGGCGAATGGCGCCCAGGGTCAGGTCGCGGGTCATCACATCGTCACGGGCCACTTGCAACAGGGCCTGGGCCACGCTTTCAAAGTCGCCGCCCAGGGAGCCATTGAGAATCTGCTGACGCGCCAGCCGAGCCTCTTCGATAAAGGCTGAGGGCCGTTCGCTGTGTCGGGTCCACAGCTCGGCCAGCGGTTCGAAGCCCTGCGGGTCGTGTTGCAGCAGCGACAGTTGGTTCATGAATTCGTAGCCGGTGGTGCCGTCCACCTGCCAGTCTTCGCGCAGGGTTTCGCCTTCGCCGAGGATTTTTTCCACGAAGATCGGCAGATGGCGCTGTGGCGACAGTGAATCGACACGCCGGCGCAATTTGCGGCAATACCCGCGCGGGTCGGCCAGGCCGTCGATATGGTCGATGCGCACGCCGTCCACCAGGCCCTCGCTGATCAGCTCGAAGATCTTGCCGTGGGTGGCTTCGAACACCGCGCCGCGTTCCACGCGCAGGCCGCCCAGTTCGTTGACGTCGAAGAAACGCCGCCAGTTGATATCGTCGGCCGCGGTGCGCCAGCTGGCCAGGCGGTAGGCTTGTTGTTCGAGCAGGTGATGCAGGCGCTGGAAACCGTCGGGTTGGCGCCCATCGAATTCGCCCAGGCGGTGTTCGATGGCCTCGCGTACGGCGCCGTGGGTAGCACGCTCGACCAGTGCCTGCTTGAGCCAGGCGGCTTCGGCGTAGGCGTCGTCCTGATAGGCGAGGGCGCTGAAGCGGTCGGCGAGGGGTTTGAGCTGTTCATCAGCGCCGAGGATCGCCGCGTAATCCCGTGGGCAGACCGGAAAGCGATGCTCGTAGTGTTCGACGTAGAACGTGCCATGGGCGGCGTCAAAATGCAGGGTCAGGGTGCCGGTTTGCAGGGCTTCGCCGTAGTCGCTGCCCAGAAACGGCATGAGCAATTGGCCCTTGAGCAGCGGGTCGGGGGAGTGCCACTGGATGTCGAAGAACTCGCTGTAGGGGCTCAGGCGGCCCCATTCGAGCAGGTCGAGCCACCACGGGTTGTCGGCGCCACCGACGGCCATGTGGTTGGAGACGATGTCGAGGATCAGCCCCATCTTATGTTCACGCAGTGCGGCGACCAGCCGGCGCAATGCCGCTTCGCCGCCCAGTTCCGGGTTGACGCGGGTGGGGTCGACCACGTCATAGCCGTGCATCGAGCCGGCGCGGGCGGCGAGCAGCGGCGAGGCGTACAGGTGGCTGATACCCAATTGGGCAAAATACGGCACCAGTGGCACCGCGTCGTCCAGGGTGAAACCTTTATGGAATTGCAGGCGCTGGGTTGCGCGCAGGGGCAGTACGTTCATCGGTCACGCTCATAGGCTTGGTTGCGCGCGACGGCCAGCAGTTCGAGGCGGCGGGCGGCGCCGGCATTGTCGAGCAGGCTGGAGGCTTCGCCGGGCAAGCGACGGCGCCAATTCGGGTGGGTATCGGTGGTGCCGGGCAGGTTGGCTTGTTCTTCAAGGCCCAGCGCATCTTCCAGCGGCAGCAACACCAGCGGCGCGCGGGTATGCCCCAGGTAGCGCACACTGGCGTCGATCATGTGGTCGGTCTCATTGCGGATTTCATCGATGAAATTCTGCGGGTCCTGGCTCAGGGCCTGGCGCAACGCCTGGCGCTCACGCAGGCGGTGCTCGCGCCATTGCTCCACAGTGGGGGCGTCGATCAGGCCCAGTTGGACGTTCCAGTCGATATCGCGGCTGTGCCACCAGCCATTGAGGGTCGGCAAGTCGTGGGTGCTGGTGGTGGCCAGCGCGTTGTCCGGCCAGTCGAGGATCGGCTTGAACTGGCCATCGTGGCCTTGTTCGAACAACAGCACGCGCATGCCCAGGATCGAACGGCCAATGAGTTTTTCACGCAGGCCGTCGGGCACGGTGCCGAGGTCCTCACCGAGCACGATGGCCTGGTGGCGGTGGGATTCCAGGGCGAGCAAGCGCAGCAGGTCGTCCACCGGGTAATACAGGTAGGCGCCTTCACGAGGCGAGGCGTCCATGGGAATCACCCACAGGCGTTGCAGGCCCATCACATGGTCGATGCGCAAGCCGCCGGCATGCGCAAAGTTGGCCCGCAGCATTTCGATAAAGGCCCGGAAGCCGTTGCGCTTGAGGCCTTCGGGGGAAAATGCGGAAATCCCCCAGCCTTGCCCGGCGCGGTTGAGAATGTCGGGCGGCGCACCCACGGTAAGGTCGGCGAGCAACTCATCCTGGCGACTCCAGGCCTGGCTGCCACCGCCGTCGGCGCCTACGGCCAGGTCGGCGATCAACCCGACACCCATGCCGCTGCCACGTGCCGCCTGTTGCGCGCGCTCCAGGCAACGGGCGATCAGCCATTGGCTGAACGCATAAAAGCCGATATCGGCCGCGTGCTCTTCAGCGAAATGCACCAGTGCCGGGCTCTGTGGCGAACGCCATTCCTGCGGCCAGTGGCGCCAGTCGAGTGATTCGCCCGCGGCCGCGCGTACGGCCTGCACCGCTTCGAAGCGGCAATGGTTTTCCAGGGCTTCACCGCCAGCCTGTCGGAAGCTCAGGAAGTCGGCGTGTTGCGGGTGGTGGCCGTGGCGGAAGTCTTCATACAAGGCACGCAACAGGCGCTGCTTGGCCTTGGCGGCGGCCGGCCAATCGATCAGGGTGTGTTGTTCCAGGGCGTGCAGTTCCTCCGCCAGGCCGCAGGCCTCAATGGCGTTACGGACTTCACGTTCGCCGAGGACGCAGCCAGGCGATGCATACAGGCTGTTGAGAAATAACCGGCTCGAGGGCGAGTACGGGCTATAGCGCTCGGGGTCGGCACTGAACATCGCATGCATCGGGCTGATGGCCAAGGCATCGGCGCCGCGTTCGGCGGCCGAACGGGCCAGGTGTTCCAGGGCCAGGGTGTCGCCAAAGCCACCGTCGCCGAGGCGGCGCAAAGAATACAATTGGGCACTCAGGCCCCAGGCGCGGGCGGTGGCGGTGTCGACTGCTTCGGCGACGCTGTAGCAGTGAGTGGGGGCCACCGCGAGGGTGAAGGTCTGGTCGTCGATATGCACCTGGTGATAGCCGAGGGCGATCACTCCGGGCAACACGGCGTGGCTGTCCAGGCGCAGTTGCAGGGTTTCGCCGTCTTCCAGGTGGACGCGGCAGGGGGTGTCGGGCGCAAAGAAATGCCCGAGGTCCAAGCCATCGCCGCTGTCGACGGTCATCAGGGGTGGCAAGTGTTTGTCTTGTTGCACCTGCTCCAATTCAAGCAGGCTGGCATCGACCTGGGCATCGTTGTCGGCCGGGTGGCCCAGGCCTTTTAATACCGCGCGCAAGGCGTCGGCTGTCACGCGTTGCGGGCGGCCGTTGGCGTCGATCCAATCGACGGCCAACCCCGCTCGGCTGGCGAGTATTTCCAGGTTCGCTTCACTCAAAGGTGCTCTCCAACAGGGGATAAGGTGACGCGCGCGCTGAAGGGCGCCAGGTGCGGGCCTTCATGGGCGGGCGTTTGGAACAGAAGCTGCGGCGGCGCGGGGCAATCGAGGGGCGCACGGCTCAGGTTCAGATCGATCTGTAACAGGCTGCCATTGCCCAGGCGCCAGCGCGCGCTGACGGCGCCGTCTGCCAGCACGTGCGCGCCCAAGGCCACGCTGCCCGGCAGGTGCGGCACGATATGCCGGTGGCGCAGGCTCAGCAGCTGGCGGTAGAAGTGGGCGTGTTCGTTTTCCACCAGGTTCGGCGCCGATTGCACAAAGGTGGGCAGCGCGTTGGGATCTGGGATGTGTTCGCGCCGTTCGGGGTCCTTGAACGCGGCGAAATCGGCGAATTCATTGCGCCGGCCCTCACGCACCGCTTCGGCCAGTTCGCCATGGTGGTCGGTGAAAAACAGGAACGGCTCGCTCGCGTTGACTTCATCGCCCATGAACATCAGCGGGATCATCGGTGACATCAGCAACAAGGTCGTGGCGGCCTGCAACGCCTGCGGCGAGCACAGTTGATGCAAGCGTTCGCCCAAGGCGCGATTGCCGATCTGGTCATGGTTCTGCAAGAACGCCACGAAGGCCGTGGGTGGCAAGTCGCCACTGG
This genomic window contains:
- a CDS encoding DUF2934 domain-containing protein, whose translation is MSTEDKRIRELAHQIWESEGKPHGQDARHWEMARKLAEAEALTPSKPKPAAKPKTAPKPAAKAKPAAAAPSKPAPPAAKKPAAPKKPKP
- a CDS encoding malto-oligosyltrehalose synthase, whose product is MNVLPLRATQRLQFHKGFTLDDAVPLVPYFAQLGISHLYASPLLAARAGSMHGYDVVDPTRVNPELGGEAALRRLVAALREHKMGLILDIVSNHMAVGGADNPWWLDLLEWGRLSPYSEFFDIQWHSPDPLLKGQLLMPFLGSDYGEALQTGTLTLHFDAAHGTFYVEHYEHRFPVCPRDYAAILGADEQLKPLADRFSALAYQDDAYAEAAWLKQALVERATHGAVREAIEHRLGEFDGRQPDGFQRLHHLLEQQAYRLASWRTAADDINWRRFFDVNELGGLRVERGAVFEATHGKIFELISEGLVDGVRIDHIDGLADPRGYCRKLRRRVDSLSPQRHLPIFVEKILGEGETLREDWQVDGTTGYEFMNQLSLLQHDPQGFEPLAELWTRHSERPSAFIEEARLARQQILNGSLGGDFESVAQALLQVARDDVMTRDLTLGAIRRALQELIVHFPVYRTYISARGRSERDDVFFQQALAGARSTLSEGDWPVLDHLEKWLGGQPWRDRPVGRERKILKHACVRFQQLTSPAAAKAVEDTAFYRSAVLLSRNDVGFSTEQFSAPVTDFHRVNQQRLQTFPDNLLATATHDHKRGEDSRARLAVLSECAPWYAGQVEHWRTLAAPLRNDTSSPSAGDELILYQVLLGSWPLDLHLDDREALQAYQQRLWQWQQKALREAKLQSSWSAPNDTYEQGVEAFLSRLLLSDDGLPLRTAIASAAQAIAPAGAVNGLAQSLLRLTVPGVPDLYQGDEFWDFSLVDPDNRRPVDFNARQRALNAPLDLGELLFNWRDGRVKQAVIAQALALRKAHPEVFQQGRYTPLDVVGQHAEHVVAFCREHQGKRVLVVVPRWPHRLLEKGVHPQINARVWGDTRVKLPFAAPTENWKGLFHTVAVTPDKELLISTALGDFPVNVFINPDDQES
- the malQ gene encoding 4-alpha-glucanotransferase translates to MSEANLEILASRAGLAVDWIDANGRPQRVTADALRAVLKGLGHPADNDAQVDASLLELEQVQQDKHLPPLMTVDSGDGLDLGHFFAPDTPCRVHLEDGETLQLRLDSHAVLPGVIALGYHQVHIDDQTFTLAVAPTHCYSVAEAVDTATARAWGLSAQLYSLRRLGDGGFGDTLALEHLARSAAERGADALAISPMHAMFSADPERYSPYSPSSRLFLNSLYASPGCVLGEREVRNAIEACGLAEELHALEQHTLIDWPAAAKAKQRLLRALYEDFRHGHHPQHADFLSFRQAGGEALENHCRFEAVQAVRAAAGESLDWRHWPQEWRSPQSPALVHFAEEHAADIGFYAFSQWLIARCLERAQQAARGSGMGVGLIADLAVGADGGGSQAWSRQDELLADLTVGAPPDILNRAGQGWGISAFSPEGLKRNGFRAFIEMLRANFAHAGGLRIDHVMGLQRLWVIPMDASPREGAYLYYPVDDLLRLLALESHRHQAIVLGEDLGTVPDGLREKLIGRSILGMRVLLFEQGHDGQFKPILDWPDNALATTSTHDLPTLNGWWHSRDIDWNVQLGLIDAPTVEQWREHRLRERQALRQALSQDPQNFIDEIRNETDHMIDASVRYLGHTRAPLVLLPLEDALGLEEQANLPGTTDTHPNWRRRLPGEASSLLDNAGAARRLELLAVARNQAYERDR